The segment TGGTGCCTGGCGGTGGACCCGGACCGACGGGCCCGAGGGGTCGGCCGCGCCCTCGTCCGTTGCGTGGCGGAACATTACCTGGCCAAAGGGCGGGAATACCTGGACCTGTCCGTTCTCCACGACAACCACAGGGCTATCCGGCTGTACCGCTCCCTCGGCTTCCGCCGGGTGCCCGTCTTCGTGGTCAAGCGAAAAAACGAAATCAACCGGATCTATTACACGGGAGGACCCAAACCGTGAACATTTACGCGCAAATTCTCATCGATGAAGCCAAGCGCCGGGGAATTCGAGTGAAAGTGATCGACAAAGCGACAGGCATGTTTGTCCTGGAGCATAATGGGAAGCGGATCCGCTGCCGGGAATCCCTCACCGACCGGACCTCCGCCGTCGCCATGACCATTTGCGAAAACAAGGCGCTCACCCGCCGGCTCCTAAAGCGGGAGGGATTCTCCGTGCCGGAACAGGTGGTTCTCAGCCGGGATGCGAATCCGGAAGAGATCCGCTCCGCTGCGGAAACGCAACTGAAAAAGTGGGGAAGCGCCGTCGTCAAGCCCCTCCGGGGGGAACAGGGCGCAGGCATTACCGTGGATGTATCCACTCCCGGAGAGGTGGAACGGGCTTTCCGTTTTGCCGCGGAAAACGGGGATGAGGTGGTACTGGAGCAATATGTAAAGGGAAGGGATCTCCGGATTATCGTCATCGACCACGCCTTCGTGGCGGCCATCGAGCGGACCCCCGCCCGAGTGACCGGAGACGGCCGTCACACCGTTCGTCAGCTGGCGGAGAAAGCCAACCGGAAGCTCCGGGAGCAAACCGGCGGCGAAGCCCGGATTCCCTTGGACGAAGAAACCCGCCGGGTGGTCCGGCAGGCCGGTTTCGACTGGGATGCGGTTCCTCCCGCGGGAAAAACGGTGCCCCTGCGCAAGACGGCCAACTTCCACACGGGGGGAACCATCCGCGACGTGACCGACCAGGTGCCCCCCCGATTGCGGCGAATCGCCGAGGAGGCGAGCCGCATTCTGGACATTCCCGTCGTCGGCTTCGATTTCATCGTACCCGACTACACCGGGGAGCGCTACGTCATCATCGAAGCCAATGAACGTCCCGGATTGGCCAACCATGAACCTCAGCCCACGGCGGAACGGTTCATCGACTTTCTCTTTCCGGAGACCAAGGAAGAGGCGAAGGAGCGGGCCGGTTGACAAGGGGTGCACAGGATTGAGACAATTGTGAAAAAAGCGACCATCCCGGCAAGGTGTATTGGCAGAAAGCCCCTTGCACGACGGGGCCTATTCCCTTGATCTCACAAGCCGTTCTCAAGGTCCATTCACATATGAGGGAGAGCGTTCATGATCAGCGTCACGAAACCGCGGAACCGGCGACAACGTGTAAAAAACCTGCTGGTGCCCTTTTTGGAAGAGCACATTTGGCCGTTGCTCGAACCGGAGGGTTTTTGCTGGCGCCGGTCCCTCCGTTTCTGGAGGGGCGATTCCTCCGGGCGGCAGGCGCTGGAATTTGCCTTCCGCTTGTCCCGCCGGCGGACCGATCCGGTGCTTGCCTACCTATGTCCCCGCATCACCGTCCGGAAACCGGGCCTCGGCAAGCAGGTGCAAAAGCTAATGGGAGAAGAAACAACGGCGAAGAAAAATCCGGAGGTCCTCGTGCACCAGTCCGTGGGACTGGTCAGTCCGGATAGGGCGAATACCCGATGGATCCTCTTCGGCGAAGAGGATCTTACCGACCTCGGCCCTTTTCTGGGGGAATATGTGAAAACCTATGTCCTCCCCTTTCTCAACCGCTATCGGTCCTGCCGGGACATCGTGGAGGGCTGGGAAAGCGGCGACGAGCGATTGGCCCCTCCTCCGGGCGGTTGGATCCAGATGGTGGCGGCCTGTCTGGAGGCCGGACGCAAGGAACAGGCGGCCAAGATCCTGTGGTCAAAGGTGTGGGGAAAAGCCGAATTGCGCGAGGAATACCGCTTCGCCCTCCGCCAATTGGGAATCGATCCGACGCCCGGACAGCGGGAGGAGCCGGAAACCGTCCCCGGGACGGCGCAAATCCTTGATGCGCCACTTCCTTGACGGATGGAAAGGAAAAAGGGACAACCCCGGTGATCGCATCGGAGACGACAAACGATGTCACGGGCCCCATCGCATCCCTCGCGCGTGGCTCCCGCTTTCCTTCGCAGAAATCGCCCCGACCCAATCCCCCCGATGCGCAAATCCCCCACCGTGGCGATTTTCCGGATGCCGAAGGCTTGCGCGGGAGGCTCAGGCAAAGGATTTAAGCCGCTCGGAACCCCCGGGTAAGTGCCGGAAAATTCCGCAAATACGGCGCAGATTCCTGAACAGGCCTTTCATCCCTTTTCTCCCCGTGGGACAAAGCTTACAATGGTAACGATGGACTTGACGGCCGACGGGGGTGATCCCTTTTGCATATCCGTCGAAGAATCGTCTGGATTTGGGCGGGAGGGCTGGGCCTGCTTCTGGCAATGCACTTCCTGCTGACCATCCTTTATCTGGCCCCCGACAATCTGCTGAAAAGGCGCTTTTCTGAACCCCTTCAGCGGTACATGGATCCCCTCTTCGCCCAAAACTGGCAACTGTTTGCCCCCGACCCGATTTCCCAGCACCGCTCCCTTGTGATCAAGGCCAAATACCGCGACCCGGCAACCGGTGAAATCCGGGAAACGCCGTGGATGGACATCACCCGGCCCCGGGTGCGGGAAATATGGGAAAACCGGCTGTTCAACGGCAGCCGGGCCCTCCGCTTCCAGACCTCCGCCATCGCCATGTACCGAAGCGAAGACCCGGACCGAAAGGCCCGGGGCCTCCGGATGCTGCGCCGTCTGGCCCTGCACTTTTTGAACGAGGAAACGAATCTCGCGAATGTGGATAAGGTCAAGGTGCGGATCGTCCTCAACCGGTTTCCCCGTTATCCGGAGCGGCAAAGGCCCGACCAAATGGGCACCCTCTACTTTGACGAGACCGATTGGATGACGGTGCGGGACGTTGGGGGGCGAAAGCCGTGATCCGGAAGCTGCATCGCCTCCTCACCACGGAACACCTGCTCACGGGTGTCAGCCTGGCCCGCATCGCTTACGGCCTGTTCCTTCTTTTTTATTTCATCAGCCATTATGCCGAACGGTATCTTCTGTGGGGACCCGGCGGCCTTTTGCCCCACGATGCCTTCCTGGAGATGGCAGAAGCCCGGGGCATCCTCACCCTGTTCCACCTGAGCGGGGAGCCCTGGTTTTTCGAGCTGGTGTACCACGCGGGAATCGTCGTCGCCTTTCTCTATCTGATCGGATACCGCACCCGCCTGACCGGCGTGCTCACCTTCATCCTGTTCTGGTCCTTTTATTTCCGGAACCCCCATCTCACCAACGGCGGCGACAACATCCTGCGCATCCAGCTGTTTTATCTTCTGTTCGCCCAAACGGGGGCGCGTTTTTCGCTGGACGCCCTGCGGAGGAGAAAAACGTCTTCTCCCGGAAGAAAGGGCGTCGCAAGAGAGATGTCGGCGGTCCTCCACAACGCCGCCGTCCTGGCAGCGGCCCTTCAGCTCGCCCTCCTGTATTTCACCGCGGGCATGTATAAAGTGATGGGAGCCTACTGGCAGGAAGGAACCGCCCTGTACTACGCCACGCGCGTCCAGGAATTCCACTGGCCGGGAATCAGCGAATGGCTCTGGGAATCGGAGTTCCTCCTGGTTTTATTGAGCTACGCCACGGTGATCTTCCAGGTCTCCTTCCCCTTCCTGCTTCTGAACCGGATCACCAAACTGATCGCCGTGGGATGTGCCGTCCTCTTTCACGGCGGAATCGCCCTGTTCATGGGGCTCATCGGATTTTCCTGGATCATGATCGGAAGCGAGCTGATCCTTTTGACCGACAAGGATTACCGCCTCATCGGCGCCGCCGCGCGGCGGGCGGGAGCAAAGGCCGCCGGACCGCTCCGCCTTCTGAGGGACCGCATCGCCTCCCTTCCCGCCGTTAAGGGCAGGCAGTTGATCGTCTTCTACGACGGCTGGTGCCCCCTGTGCCGGGCCAGCGTCGCCTCCTCCCGCAAGCTGGATTGGTTCTCCCTGATCCGCTTCGTCTCCTTCCGGGAGCCCGGCGTCATCGAACGGTACGGGCTGGACGCCGACAAGGTGGAGCGCCGCATGCACAGCACGGCGGACGGCCGGCGATTCGCCGAGGGAATCGACGCCGTGATCCAGATGGCAACCCGGCTACTTCCCCTCTGGCCGGCGGTGCCCCTTCTCCTTTTGGCCCGCTGGATCGGCATCGGTCAACGGGCCTACGACTTCATCGCCGGCCGGCGCACGATCCTCCCCACCGGCGGATGCGACGGACATTGCTCCCTGGAGGACGGAAAAAAGGGACCGGTCACCCTCGACAAGTGAAGTTTCGCGCGACCTTTCCGGGAGGAGATGAAGGAAGATCATCCGACAAACTTCATCAACAGCCGGTTCATCTTGTCCCGCTCCTCCCAGAAGGGGCCGTGGCCGCTGTACAAAAACGGGACCAGCCGTGAACGGTCGATTCTTCGACTCAGTTCCTCGGCCTGGGAAAAGGGAATCACCTTGTCGTGAATGCCGTGAACGATCAATGTGGGGACATGGATCCTGGGCAGATCGGCATCCAGCCTTTCATCCCTCAGGGTCCGGATGATCGCCGCCGTCGACCATCCCGCCGCCTGCAGGGCCAATCGGAAAAACCAGTCCGAAAAGGGCCTGCTGATGTACTGAAAGAAAAAGTCGTCGATCACTTCCCGCACCATCTTGGGCCGGTCGTTCAGCGACGCGGCGAGGAGCCGGTCGGCGGTCTCTTTCGTAAAGCCTGCGGGGGCCGCCGCGTCCATGAGGACGAGCTTGGATAATCCGCGCCCGCGATGCCGGGCCGCGTAACGGACAGCGATCGCTCCTCCCG is part of the Planifilum fulgidum genome and harbors:
- a CDS encoding DUF5819 family protein, whose translation is MHIRRRIVWIWAGGLGLLLAMHFLLTILYLAPDNLLKRRFSEPLQRYMDPLFAQNWQLFAPDPISQHRSLVIKAKYRDPATGEIRETPWMDITRPRVREIWENRLFNGSRALRFQTSAIAMYRSEDPDRKARGLRMLRRLALHFLNEETNLANVDKVKVRIVLNRFPRYPERQRPDQMGTLYFDETDWMTVRDVGGRKP
- a CDS encoding DCC1-like thiol-disulfide oxidoreductase family protein, producing the protein MIRKLHRLLTTEHLLTGVSLARIAYGLFLLFYFISHYAERYLLWGPGGLLPHDAFLEMAEARGILTLFHLSGEPWFFELVYHAGIVVAFLYLIGYRTRLTGVLTFILFWSFYFRNPHLTNGGDNILRIQLFYLLFAQTGARFSLDALRRRKTSSPGRKGVAREMSAVLHNAAVLAAALQLALLYFTAGMYKVMGAYWQEGTALYYATRVQEFHWPGISEWLWESEFLLVLLSYATVIFQVSFPFLLLNRITKLIAVGCAVLFHGGIALFMGLIGFSWIMIGSELILLTDKDYRLIGAAARRAGAKAAGPLRLLRDRIASLPAVKGRQLIVFYDGWCPLCRASVASSRKLDWFSLIRFVSFREPGVIERYGLDADKVERRMHSTADGRRFAEGIDAVIQMATRLLPLWPAVPLLLLARWIGIGQRAYDFIAGRRTILPTGGCDGHCSLEDGKKGPVTLDK
- a CDS encoding alpha/beta fold hydrolase is translated as MGYFVCVEPGVSLYVEDLNPAGKKTLVFLHGWPFSHEQFEYQFNVLPAKGYRLIGIDWRGFGRSDKPVHGYHYNRLADDVLAVVDALGLDDFTLVGHSTGGAIAVRYAARHRGRGLSKLVLMDAAAPAGFTKETADRLLAASLNDRPKMVREVIDDFFFQYISRPFSDWFFRLALQAAGWSTAAIIRTLRDERLDADLPRIHVPTLIVHGIHDKVIPFSQAEELSRRIDRSRLVPFLYSGHGPFWEERDKMNRLLMKFVG